A stretch of bacterium DNA encodes these proteins:
- a CDS encoding sigma-70 family RNA polymerase sigma factor: MKLSDLSDGELLTAFGDGDDQAFAELYRRRRLELYRFILSIVRGDEELASDMFQDTFVKIHQKAHTLRDHTNVRAWMYTIARNSCLNALKLQNRHSRFESEEDIPISSPHPLPDAQLEKKDMHALLEDAITRLPEQQREAILLREYDGFSYAEIAEITGNNIDVIRQRLWRAKQSLRTMLISRLEERAEGNT; the protein is encoded by the coding sequence ATGAAGTTGTCCGATTTAAGTGACGGCGAACTCCTCACCGCTTTCGGTGATGGCGACGACCAGGCCTTTGCCGAATTGTACCGGCGAAGACGCCTGGAGCTGTATCGCTTCATTCTCTCCATCGTTCGTGGCGACGAGGAACTGGCATCGGATATGTTCCAGGATACCTTTGTGAAAATCCATCAGAAGGCACATACGCTTCGCGACCATACGAATGTGCGCGCGTGGATGTACACCATCGCCCGCAATTCCTGTCTGAATGCACTCAAACTGCAGAACCGGCACTCACGCTTTGAGAGCGAGGAAGATATTCCGATCAGTTCGCCACACCCACTCCCTGACGCGCAGCTGGAAAAGAAAGACATGCATGCCCTCCTTGAGGATGCAATTACCCGTCTGCCGGAGCAACAGCGTGAGGCGATACTGCTCCGTGAGTACGATGGTTTCTCATATGCCGAAATCGCGGAGATCACCGGGAACAACATTGATGTCATTCGGCAACGTCTATGGCGTGCGAAACAGTCTCTTCGCACCATGCTCATATCCCGACTCGAAGAACGCGCGGAAGGAAATACATGA
- a CDS encoding SDR family oxidoreductase, which produces MARILLLGATGYIGGRLLPRLLQQGHDVRCLVRNPKKIPERDAATSDIVQGDVLRPDTLAAAFEGIDQVFYLVHSMSAGNSDFEQQDRAAATNVSQAAAAAGVKRIVYLGGLGKRDEEQSPHLRSRHEVGDILRSSGIPVTEFRAAVIVGSGSASFEMMHHLVNRLPAMVTPRWVDVGTQPLAIADLLVYLVESVENEAATGKIIDIGGPETLTYREMMLTLARVLGLRRVIIPVPVLTPKLSSYWVNLVTPIPFSLATSLIESVRSETVVTNDLARKLFDLQPMPFEEAVRRALRKLETYDVETTWSQAGTPPVPQSLDPSHLLSDSRTLRCEAPAATLFSKVASIGGDTGWYYANMLWRIRGFIDKQAGGVGLRRGRRHPTELHPGEALDFWRVEEIEPGRRLRLRAEMRVWGRAWLEFRIEQAKNGGSTLIQTAEYYPSGLAGLLYWYGIYPVHVLVFRGMARAIVHSAETAAAT; this is translated from the coding sequence ATGGCACGAATCCTGCTCCTCGGAGCGACCGGATATATTGGTGGAAGACTGCTGCCGCGCCTGCTGCAGCAGGGTCACGATGTCCGCTGTCTCGTCCGGAACCCGAAAAAGATTCCGGAACGTGATGCAGCGACCTCAGACATCGTGCAGGGCGATGTGCTGCGGCCCGACACACTTGCAGCTGCGTTTGAAGGGATCGACCAGGTATTCTATCTCGTCCATTCCATGTCTGCTGGCAATTCGGATTTTGAACAGCAGGACCGCGCAGCCGCGACGAATGTGTCACAGGCCGCCGCTGCGGCTGGTGTGAAGCGTATCGTCTACCTGGGTGGACTCGGGAAACGCGACGAGGAGCAGAGCCCGCATCTCAGGAGCAGGCACGAAGTCGGCGACATACTCAGATCGAGCGGCATCCCGGTCACGGAATTCCGTGCAGCGGTAATTGTCGGATCCGGCAGTGCCTCCTTCGAAATGATGCATCACCTCGTCAACCGTCTTCCTGCAATGGTTACCCCACGCTGGGTGGATGTAGGAACGCAGCCATTGGCCATCGCCGATCTGTTGGTGTACCTCGTTGAAAGTGTGGAGAATGAAGCCGCCACGGGGAAAATTATAGACATTGGCGGACCGGAAACGCTCACGTACCGGGAAATGATGCTGACGCTTGCCCGCGTACTGGGCCTCAGGCGAGTTATCATCCCTGTTCCGGTTCTGACGCCGAAACTCTCGTCGTACTGGGTGAATCTGGTTACGCCCATTCCTTTCTCGCTGGCAACATCGCTCATCGAAAGCGTGCGAAGCGAAACCGTTGTCACCAATGACCTCGCACGAAAGCTTTTCGACCTGCAGCCCATGCCATTCGAAGAGGCCGTCAGACGCGCGCTGCGCAAACTCGAAACGTATGACGTCGAAACGACATGGAGTCAGGCCGGCACTCCGCCTGTCCCACAGTCCCTGGATCCCTCGCATCTGCTGAGCGATTCGCGCACGCTCCGTTGCGAAGCACCGGCAGCAACACTTTTTTCAAAGGTCGCCTCCATCGGTGGAGATACCGGCTGGTACTATGCGAACATGCTGTGGCGCATACGGGGCTTCATTGACAAACAGGCTGGCGGAGTAGGATTGAGGCGCGGAAGGCGGCATCCCACGGAACTGCATCCGGGCGAGGCACTGGATTTCTGGCGCGTCGAAGAAATTGAACCCGGCAGGAGGCTCCGCCTTCGTGCGGAAATGCGTGTCTGGGGACGTGCCTGGCTGGAATTTCGTATCGAACAGGCGAAGAACGGGGGTTCCACCCTCATACAAACTGCTGAATATTACCCGAGTGGACTCGCGGGACTACTGTACTGGTACGGCATCTATCCTGTTCATGTACTCGTCTTTCGCGGCATGGCCCGGGCGATTGTCCACAGCGCAGAAACCGCTGCTGCGACCTGA
- a CDS encoding class I SAM-dependent methyltransferase, with the protein MKRRTGIPDYAWDEAGVRRYARESARYDTQYRTFLMRLDAVRPGTRILDVGAGPGPLTARIAERFPDADIVALEISPLMAEAGAALIEERGLSDRVQYVTGDAADPALAGRIGPFDLICSSYSLHEWKDPLAAVLQLRRMLTRDGVLLLHDLRRVPWLAWIPFPLPMLQSMRASYTVEEITAILSDIPGSQLHVTADAPFMLTVTLRPLDDGR; encoded by the coding sequence ATGAAACGAAGGACAGGAATTCCGGATTATGCCTGGGATGAGGCCGGGGTGCGACGCTATGCGAGGGAATCCGCCCGGTATGACACGCAGTACCGTACGTTTCTGATGAGGCTTGATGCCGTTCGGCCGGGTACACGCATACTCGATGTTGGGGCGGGACCCGGTCCCCTTACCGCGCGTATTGCCGAACGCTTCCCTGATGCCGACATTGTCGCGCTGGAAATTTCCCCACTCATGGCGGAAGCCGGAGCCGCGCTGATCGAAGAACGCGGACTCTCCGACCGCGTGCAGTATGTCACCGGGGATGCAGCTGATCCTGCGCTCGCCGGACGGATCGGCCCCTTCGACCTGATCTGCAGCAGTTACTCACTGCATGAATGGAAAGACCCTCTCGCGGCCGTGCTGCAACTGCGTCGCATGCTCACACGCGATGGAGTTCTGCTGCTGCACGATTTGCGGCGCGTACCCTGGCTCGCCTGGATTCCTTTCCCCCTTCCCATGCTTCAGTCGATGCGCGCATCGTACACGGTCGAAGAGATCACTGCCATACTCAGCGATATCCCCGGCTCTCAGCTGCATGTCACGGCAGATGCCCCGTTCATGCTCACCGTCACACTGCGTCCCCTGGATGACGGACGCTAA
- the acs gene encoding acetate--CoA ligase, with product MADKKLSGDVYYPSFEHLGEPHVRDRETLEQEAEKDYEGFWSRHAEELDWFEPYEKVLDDSNAPFYKWFTGGKTNIVYNCVDRHVLTPRRNKLALIWEGEDGEFRSLSYFALRREVCKFANILKSLGVEKGDRVTIYMGRIPELMLAMLACARIGAIHSVVYGGFSVEALHERLEDSQSKVLIVADGAYQRGKIVPLKDIADEALQRAATVQSVLVVKRTGQEVNMQQGRDLWYHDLMMLPIASSSCNMEVMDAEDPLFLLYTSGTTGKPKAILHTHGGYMVGTYTTLKYVFDIQDQDRYWCAADPGWITGHSYIVYGPLLNGATSFMYEGAPTFPYPNRWWQMIERYGITILYTAPTAIRGLMRFGDAWADRHDLSTLRLLGSVGEPINPEAWKWYHRVIGKERCPIMDTWWQTETGMFMITPIPSDPLKPGSGGKPFPGLQMEIVDEAGKPVGPDEEGFLTIKNPWPAMLRTIYGDPDRYVEQYWKRYPGSYMTGDAAKRDADGYFWVIGRVDDVIKVSGYRLGTAEIESALVSHPAVSEAAAIGLPHEVKGNAIHAFVILKTGIEAHEQLEEELRKHVGHEMGPIAKPEKIDFVDSLPKTRSGKIMRRVLRARALGEDPGNLATLEE from the coding sequence ATGGCCGACAAGAAGCTGAGCGGAGACGTGTATTATCCATCATTCGAGCATCTCGGCGAGCCTCACGTGCGTGACCGTGAAACGCTCGAGCAGGAAGCGGAGAAGGATTACGAAGGCTTCTGGTCCCGCCATGCAGAGGAACTCGACTGGTTTGAGCCTTACGAAAAGGTACTTGACGACAGCAACGCTCCCTTCTACAAGTGGTTCACGGGGGGAAAGACCAACATCGTCTACAACTGTGTTGATCGCCATGTGCTCACCCCGCGAAGAAACAAACTCGCGCTGATCTGGGAGGGCGAGGATGGCGAATTCCGTTCCCTCTCTTACTTCGCATTGCGCCGGGAAGTCTGCAAGTTCGCCAACATCCTGAAGAGTCTCGGGGTGGAAAAAGGTGACCGGGTAACGATTTATATGGGACGCATCCCTGAACTGATGCTCGCCATGCTGGCGTGCGCGCGCATCGGCGCCATCCATTCCGTGGTCTATGGTGGATTCTCGGTCGAAGCCCTGCATGAAAGACTCGAAGACAGTCAGTCCAAAGTACTGATCGTCGCCGACGGCGCCTATCAGCGCGGAAAAATCGTTCCGCTGAAGGATATCGCCGATGAGGCGCTGCAGCGCGCAGCGACGGTACAAAGCGTGCTGGTGGTCAAGCGAACGGGACAGGAAGTAAACATGCAGCAGGGTCGCGATCTTTGGTACCATGACCTTATGATGCTTCCCATCGCGTCGAGCAGCTGCAACATGGAAGTGATGGATGCGGAGGATCCGCTTTTCCTGCTCTACACATCCGGTACGACTGGTAAGCCCAAGGCCATCCTGCATACTCATGGAGGATATATGGTCGGCACGTATACGACGCTGAAATACGTATTCGACATACAGGATCAGGACAGGTATTGGTGCGCAGCCGATCCCGGGTGGATTACAGGGCATTCGTACATCGTTTACGGTCCCCTGCTCAATGGAGCAACCAGTTTCATGTACGAAGGCGCTCCGACCTTCCCCTACCCCAACCGCTGGTGGCAGATGATCGAACGCTATGGCATCACGATTCTGTATACAGCACCGACAGCGATTCGCGGACTCATGCGTTTCGGCGATGCCTGGGCTGATCGTCATGATCTGAGCACCCTGCGCCTGCTTGGCTCCGTCGGTGAACCAATCAATCCGGAAGCGTGGAAATGGTATCATCGTGTGATCGGCAAGGAACGCTGTCCTATCATGGACACCTGGTGGCAAACCGAAACGGGCATGTTCATGATTACGCCCATCCCCTCGGATCCGTTGAAACCCGGCTCGGGAGGCAAACCGTTTCCGGGACTGCAGATGGAAATTGTGGACGAGGCAGGCAAGCCCGTCGGTCCCGATGAAGAAGGCTTCCTCACGATTAAAAATCCCTGGCCCGCAATGCTCCGCACGATCTATGGAGATCCCGACCGCTACGTCGAACAGTACTGGAAACGCTACCCGGGCAGTTACATGACAGGCGATGCGGCGAAACGCGATGCGGATGGGTATTTCTGGGTGATCGGACGCGTGGACGATGTGATCAAGGTCAGCGGGTATCGCCTGGGCACCGCGGAAATTGAGAGCGCACTGGTTTCGCATCCCGCCGTTTCCGAAGCGGCGGCAATCGGACTTCCTCACGAAGTGAAGGGCAATGCCATTCATGCATTCGTCATCCTGAAAACGGGCATCGAGGCACATGAACAGCTCGAGGAGGAACTGCGAAAGCATGTGGGACATGAAATGGGGCCGATCGCAAAACCGGAGAAGATCGACTTTGTTGATTCCCTGCCGAAGACGAGAAGCGGGAAAATCATGCGTCGCGTTCTTCGTGCCCGGGCCCTCGGTGAGGACCCCGGGAATCTCGCGACCCTTGAAGAATAG
- a CDS encoding MBL fold metallo-hydrolase has protein sequence MIFIIILGFIAGGVAYLHSAEQFGAQPEGEHLRHIAESPQYHDGRFRNINGADVEMSFSKGMEAMYEMITAKNTKPSHPLPTDFPVAWGEPPADDGSYAVTWFGHSAVMLELDGKRLLLDPMLSGAASPLPIFGKRFPLETGINLKDIPPVDAVLISHDHYDHLDHKSITILADRVGHFYVPLGVGAHLSRWGIEGKRITEMDWWDEAEIDGIRIAATPAQHFSGRSLNDRNKTLWASWVMQGRAIRIFFSGDSGYGPHFTEIGKRYGPFDFTMMECGQYNEKWRAIHSLPEESVEAHRDVQGKLMMPIHWGGFTLAPHEWTDPVVRVRKEAQRQGVILVTPRIGQRMFPADEQPQEAWWRE, from the coding sequence ATGATTTTCATAATAATTCTCGGATTCATCGCCGGTGGTGTGGCTTACCTGCACAGCGCGGAACAGTTCGGCGCGCAGCCGGAAGGGGAACATCTCAGGCATATCGCGGAATCACCGCAGTATCATGACGGAAGATTTCGCAACATCAACGGAGCGGATGTGGAAATGAGCTTTTCAAAAGGTATGGAAGCGATGTATGAGATGATCACAGCGAAAAATACCAAACCGTCACACCCCCTTCCGACGGATTTCCCTGTTGCCTGGGGTGAACCGCCTGCGGACGATGGCTCCTACGCCGTCACCTGGTTCGGCCATTCCGCAGTCATGCTCGAGCTCGACGGCAAACGCCTCCTGCTCGACCCGATGCTTTCCGGCGCCGCCTCCCCCCTCCCGATATTCGGAAAGCGCTTCCCGCTCGAAACCGGAATCAACCTCAAGGATATACCTCCCGTGGACGCCGTGCTGATTTCTCATGATCACTATGACCATCTGGATCACAAGAGCATCACCATACTGGCCGACCGGGTCGGACATTTTTATGTGCCGCTCGGTGTCGGTGCGCATCTCAGCCGCTGGGGTATTGAAGGGAAACGGATTACGGAAATGGACTGGTGGGATGAAGCCGAAATAGATGGGATTCGTATCGCAGCTACCCCGGCACAGCACTTCTCCGGGCGCTCTCTGAACGATCGCAACAAGACGCTCTGGGCATCATGGGTGATGCAGGGGCGAGCCATCCGCATCTTCTTCAGTGGGGACAGCGGGTATGGACCGCACTTTACGGAAATCGGCAAACGCTACGGCCCCTTCGACTTCACGATGATGGAATGCGGCCAGTACAACGAGAAATGGCGCGCCATTCACTCACTCCCTGAAGAAAGTGTCGAAGCGCATCGCGATGTGCAGGGCAAACTGATGATGCCGATCCACTGGGGAGGATTTACGCTTGCTCCACATGAGTGGACCGACCCTGTAGTTCGCGTGCGCAAGGAAGCGCAACGCCAGGGTGTCATTCTGGTGACACCCCGAATCGGACAGCGCATGTTTCCGGCAGACGAACAGCCACAGGAAGCATGGTGGCGGGAATAA
- a CDS encoding T9SS type A sorting domain-containing protein encodes MRIATSRLLLSCILFLSFLPRMLQAQHHECDVIRYNVLLTFDIEHRSIAGEADILLRNTSRSPIPAVSFDLRENTVSAVRMEGSDIAWSQIDSVLTVTFPSPLASLDTTIVTVHYAGTHPAVTPGMYRTGVMFGEHVVSAKAQSSVDWYVSTTCHWLPCNNVFADKAIYDITYDVPAGIVAAGQGTLIDQQCDGARSRFHWRMRDPIHPHTAGWAVGPYYRIQRECMGYPVEYYVEKGFSLEVDKYFERLPDMIATFEQEYGPYPGEKIGFAITDAGSQESHTLVILEHEDLGEVARPQVEAHELAHHWFGNCVTPMDLRENWLSEGFAMYSEILYRANTTMQARLDDHMHSYVNLYIKGVAVSEGIQPLYNYMGHGAPFNYSSVIYIKGALVLNMLRHVVGDSLYHAAMHEYFRRYRYANVTTEMFRAVMEEITQVPLQQYFQQWVYEKGWPILTAKRVAASSGDPMRIRIRQLQTDRGWCLYELPLVFKLTMKNGEEVEITRWLHPQEEDILQLPGVLDEEVVEWSIDPAGIMLMEMTKITDVRQDEAAALNPSITACYPQPVPAENRILHVELNAPKAAACDLQLYDMLGRQVRSVYSQGTAGALRHHAINTAGLPSGTYLLRLAGDSRTSQLVVLR; translated from the coding sequence ATGCGCATTGCCACCAGCCGTCTTCTACTCAGTTGCATACTTTTCCTCTCTTTTCTGCCTCGAATGCTGCAGGCACAGCATCACGAATGTGATGTCATCCGCTACAACGTGCTGCTGACATTTGATATCGAGCACCGCTCCATCGCCGGGGAAGCTGATATCCTCCTCCGCAACACCTCCCGGTCGCCAATACCAGCAGTGTCGTTCGATCTGCGTGAGAACACCGTGAGCGCAGTGCGAATGGAGGGGAGTGATATTGCATGGTCGCAGATTGACAGCGTACTTACCGTCACCTTCCCCTCACCGCTCGCTTCACTCGATACAACCATTGTTACCGTGCATTATGCCGGCACGCATCCCGCTGTCACACCAGGGATGTATCGTACTGGTGTGATGTTCGGGGAACATGTCGTATCCGCGAAGGCACAGTCCTCAGTCGACTGGTATGTCTCCACCACCTGTCACTGGCTCCCGTGCAACAACGTCTTTGCGGATAAGGCCATTTACGATATCACGTATGACGTGCCCGCGGGTATCGTCGCCGCAGGACAGGGGACTCTCATCGACCAGCAGTGCGACGGAGCGCGCTCGCGTTTTCACTGGCGTATGCGCGATCCCATCCATCCGCATACCGCGGGTTGGGCAGTCGGACCGTACTATCGCATTCAGCGCGAATGCATGGGGTACCCCGTCGAATATTACGTGGAAAAAGGGTTTTCGCTTGAGGTGGACAAGTACTTTGAACGACTGCCGGACATGATCGCCACATTTGAGCAGGAATACGGGCCATATCCGGGCGAGAAAATTGGTTTTGCAATAACGGACGCCGGGTCCCAGGAATCACACACACTCGTCATACTTGAACATGAGGACCTCGGGGAAGTTGCCAGGCCGCAAGTGGAAGCACATGAACTGGCCCATCACTGGTTCGGGAATTGCGTCACACCGATGGACCTCAGGGAGAACTGGCTGAGCGAAGGCTTCGCGATGTACAGCGAAATTCTCTATCGTGCAAACACCACGATGCAGGCGCGTCTTGACGATCACATGCATTCCTATGTAAATCTGTATATCAAGGGAGTCGCAGTGAGCGAGGGTATCCAGCCGCTGTATAATTACATGGGGCATGGCGCACCTTTCAATTACTCGAGTGTTATCTACATCAAAGGCGCCCTGGTTCTGAACATGCTGCGGCACGTCGTCGGCGACTCTCTCTATCATGCGGCGATGCACGAGTATTTTCGACGCTACCGCTATGCGAACGTCACAACGGAAATGTTCCGCGCTGTGATGGAGGAAATCACACAGGTGCCTTTGCAGCAGTATTTCCAGCAATGGGTCTATGAAAAAGGGTGGCCGATTCTGACCGCGAAGCGTGTCGCGGCGTCATCCGGTGATCCGATGCGCATCCGGATTCGTCAGCTGCAGACGGACAGGGGGTGGTGTCTGTATGAGTTGCCTCTGGTATTCAAACTCACAATGAAGAACGGCGAGGAAGTGGAAATAACCAGATGGCTGCATCCACAGGAAGAAGACATACTGCAGCTTCCGGGTGTGCTGGATGAAGAGGTCGTCGAATGGAGCATTGACCCGGCTGGCATTATGCTCATGGAGATGACCAAAATAACGGATGTGCGACAGGACGAAGCCGCTGCGTTGAATCCCAGCATCACGGCATGTTATCCGCAGCCTGTGCCGGCGGAAAACCGCATCCTGCATGTCGAGCTGAATGCACCGAAAGCGGCTGCCTGTGATCTGCAGCTTTATGATATGCTCGGTCGACAGGTGCGGAGCGTTTACAGTCAAGGGACGGCCGGTGCCTTGCGGCATCATGCCATCAATACTGCAGGACTCCCGTCGGGCACGTACCTGCTTCGACTGGCAGGAGATTCTCGGACATCGCAATTGGTGGTACTACGCTAA
- a CDS encoding tetratricopeptide repeat-containing sensor histidine kinase gives MKFVVSVLFLLSFTSPVMAQLSDTLSRKIQEVPLGKERVDVMNDLAWELRHNNPDEAFELALIAQRLADSLQYEEGLGWAYRNEGVVDYILGNYADAVTSNMKALRIFERLEDNNGIASCYLNIGVVHWQVDNHDDALRYFKDALKLNPAAQQRATANANIGLIYTERADYDQALEYSERALEIYRASNDKLGESTALNNIAWIYEKQLKFNRAEKQYLQSLRIREGLGDQRRIASVCISLGEVNSAKGNNNKALSYFSRALALSRQIGDKQQTQDTYAAMAETYASMQNFKEAYRYHIQYAAMKDSIIDEQKALDIAKLEANYRIEQAEQEVMLLKRSQQLQRTIVYATSGGLLLVLIFSVIIFRAYRSKSRINRQLEATQKQLIVQEKLASLGQLTAGIAHEIQNPLNFIKNFSEVSRELLDEMQEVGLEPDQRHQLINDLRQSVEKILEHGKRADGIVRGMMLHARSSSEERQFADVNSILESVVELAGHATTSLQLGEQPVFEKELSSMLPTVKIVPQDLSQVFLNILNNAIDATRERALKHEDDAYAPHITLRTSVRNRAVEIRIHDNGTGIPENVRNRIFEPFYTTKETGKGTGLGLSICYDIIVHKYNGTMEVLSEENTFTEFVVTLPSE, from the coding sequence ATGAAATTTGTTGTGTCCGTTTTATTTCTGCTGTCCTTCACCTCGCCGGTGATGGCACAGCTGTCCGACACCCTTTCCAGAAAGATTCAGGAAGTTCCGCTCGGAAAGGAACGTGTCGATGTGATGAACGATCTGGCCTGGGAGCTGCGTCACAACAATCCTGATGAGGCGTTCGAGCTCGCACTGATCGCGCAGCGACTCGCCGACTCACTGCAGTACGAAGAGGGACTCGGCTGGGCGTACCGCAATGAGGGCGTTGTCGACTACATCCTCGGCAACTATGCAGACGCGGTTACTTCGAACATGAAAGCGTTGCGCATTTTTGAACGGCTCGAAGACAACAATGGGATCGCCTCCTGCTATCTGAATATCGGGGTAGTACACTGGCAGGTTGACAATCACGATGACGCGCTTCGCTATTTCAAGGATGCACTCAAACTGAATCCCGCCGCACAACAGCGGGCGACGGCCAATGCCAATATCGGGCTCATATACACCGAACGGGCAGACTATGATCAGGCGCTCGAATATTCCGAACGTGCGCTCGAGATCTACCGCGCGTCGAACGACAAGCTTGGTGAATCGACGGCGCTCAACAACATTGCGTGGATATACGAAAAACAGCTCAAGTTCAACAGGGCGGAAAAACAGTATCTGCAGAGTCTGAGGATCCGAGAGGGACTCGGCGATCAGCGCCGCATCGCCAGCGTGTGCATCAGTCTCGGCGAGGTGAATTCCGCAAAAGGAAACAACAACAAGGCACTGTCCTATTTCTCCCGTGCCCTGGCACTGTCACGGCAAATCGGCGACAAGCAGCAAACGCAGGATACCTATGCCGCGATGGCGGAGACCTACGCATCAATGCAGAATTTCAAAGAAGCGTACCGATATCACATTCAGTACGCGGCGATGAAAGACAGCATCATCGATGAACAGAAGGCGCTCGACATCGCAAAGCTTGAAGCCAATTACCGCATCGAGCAGGCCGAACAGGAAGTGATGCTGCTCAAGCGCAGCCAGCAGCTGCAGCGCACCATCGTGTACGCGACTTCAGGGGGACTGCTCCTCGTGCTGATTTTTTCGGTCATCATCTTCCGCGCTTACCGCAGTAAGTCGCGGATCAACAGGCAGCTTGAAGCAACGCAGAAGCAGCTGATCGTACAGGAGAAACTGGCATCGCTCGGACAGCTCACCGCCGGCATCGCACATGAGATTCAAAACCCACTCAATTTCATCAAGAATTTCTCCGAAGTCTCGCGCGAGCTGCTCGATGAGATGCAGGAAGTCGGGCTCGAGCCTGATCAGCGCCACCAGCTCATCAATGATCTTCGGCAAAGTGTGGAGAAGATTCTTGAGCATGGGAAACGTGCCGATGGAATCGTACGTGGCATGATGCTCCATGCACGCAGTTCTTCCGAAGAAAGACAATTTGCGGACGTCAACAGCATTCTCGAATCGGTCGTCGAGCTAGCGGGACATGCAACAACTTCGCTGCAGCTGGGTGAGCAACCGGTGTTCGAAAAAGAACTCTCATCCATGCTCCCGACTGTCAAAATCGTACCGCAGGATTTGAGTCAGGTTTTCCTGAATATTCTCAACAACGCCATCGATGCAACACGCGAACGCGCACTCAAGCATGAAGACGACGCATACGCTCCACATATCACCCTTCGTACTTCCGTACGCAACCGCGCGGTGGAGATTCGGATTCACGACAATGGCACGGGTATTCCCGAAAATGTGCGCAACCGCATTTTCGAGCCCTTCTACACGACGAAAGAAACCGGCAAGGGGACGGGACTCGGGCTCTCGATCTGTTACGATATCATCGTTCACAAATACAACGGAACGATGGAGGTGCTTTCTGAGGAAAACACGTTCACGGAATTTGTGGTAACCCTCCCCAGCGAGTAA
- a CDS encoding DinB family protein, translating into MDWKSTLTGAIEYNYGVTEKLMRRVDDSRLDWKPESGTNWMSTGQLLYHVAEACGSNIKGFVTGDWDFPTDMPTDASGEPDMLPVADNMPAVSSVEEAVEKLLADKALALKMLDSVSEEELHTVIAKAPWDPMEFPLAIRMLQMVDHLKQHKGQLYYYLKLQGHTVNTMDLWGV; encoded by the coding sequence GTGGATTGGAAAAGTACACTTACCGGGGCAATCGAGTATAACTACGGTGTGACGGAAAAACTCATGCGAAGAGTTGACGACAGCAGGCTCGACTGGAAGCCGGAAAGCGGAACAAACTGGATGAGTACCGGGCAACTGCTTTATCACGTTGCCGAAGCCTGCGGCAGTAATATCAAGGGCTTCGTGACCGGCGACTGGGACTTCCCGACAGATATGCCGACGGATGCATCCGGAGAGCCCGATATGCTGCCGGTGGCAGACAATATGCCGGCAGTGTCTTCTGTCGAGGAAGCAGTGGAGAAACTGCTGGCGGACAAGGCACTGGCGCTCAAGATGCTCGACTCCGTTTCTGAAGAAGAACTCCACACTGTGATAGCAAAAGCACCTTGGGATCCGATGGAATTTCCGCTCGCCATTCGCATGCTGCAGATGGTCGATCACCTCAAGCAGCACAAGGGACAGCTGTACTATTACCTGAAACTTCAGGGACATACTGTGAACACCATGGACCTGTGGGGTGTGTAG